The genomic interval CTTCGGCAAAGCCTCCACGGAGGTCGCCTGTGCCGTCTGTGGCACCACGCTTGCGCGACCAACCGGTGGCAAAGCCGAGATCGAACACGAGATCGTCGAAACAGTCGAGTCACGATGAAATATAGCGGCTGGCCCGACACCGGCGAACTCGTCGTCGGCAAGATCGACGAAATTGAAGACTTCGGTGTCTTCGTCGATCTCGAGGAGTACAAGGACAAACGCGGACTGATCCACATCTCGGAAGTCGCGAGTGGCTGGATCAAAAACGTCCGCGATCACGTCCGCGAGGGCCAGATCGTCGTCTGCAAGGTCTTAGACGTCGACGAGGGGCACGAACAGATCGATCTCTCACTGAAAGACGTCAACGACCACCAGCGCTCGGAGAAGATCCAGCAGTGGAAAAACGAGCAAAAAGCAGACAACTGGATGGACCTCGCCCTCGAAGAGGACATCGACGACGAGGACTACACGGCAATCGCGAACGAACTGATCAACGCACAGGGCAGTCTCTACGACGGCTTCAAGCAGGCCGCAATCCACGGTCATGAAGCCCTCGAGAGCACCGACCTCACGGACGAGGAGATCGATTCGCTCGTCGACACCGCTCGAGAGAACGTTTCGGTGCCGTACGTTAACGTCACCGGCTACGTCGACCTCGAGAACCCATCGCCAAGTGGCGTCGACGGCATCCGCGAGGCGCTCACGGCTGCCGAAGGCAACGGTGAGGTGCCTGACGAGGTCGACCTCGAAGTGAGCTACGTCGGTGCGCCCGAATACCGCATCAAGGTCCAGGCACCGAACTACAAGACGGCTGAATCCCAACTCGAAGAGAGTGCCCAGCGCGCCATCACCGCTATCGACGACCACGATGGCGATGGTGAATATCACCGCGAGCGCCGCACTGACGACGAGTAATACGACCGATGAAATCCGACATCCGGGTCTGTTCGGCGTGGCGCGAGGCCCACGACAGCCCGGTGTATACCCTTTCTGACTCCTGTCCAGACTGTGGTGCGGTGGCAGAAAACACTGCCCCCGCGCCGTTTAATCCATCCGACCCACACGGCGAGTACCGACGCTCTCTTAAGCGTCGCAATCGCTGATATCGTATGGACGAACTCGAGATTGAGGCGGTCGCCGAGGTTGAACTGGACGACCCCGTTCTCGTCGAGGGGTTGCCGGGTGTTGGCCACGTTGGCAAACTCGCCGTTGATCACCTACTCGAGGAACTGGACGCTGACGATGAGGCAGACACTGAGACTGCGGATGATTTAGACTCCGAATCTGAGACTGCGGATGACACGGAGTCGGACGACGGTGCTGACACAGACACCGACAGTGAGTCCGACACTGACGAGACACCCACGAGCAGCCTCGAGGGCGAGGCGACGCTTGTTCGTCGGGTCTACTCACAGGAGTTCCCGCCGCAGGTTAGCGTCGAGGGTGGCGTCGCTGATCTCACCTGTACTGAAATCTATGCCGTTTCGATCCCCAAGGGCCGGGACCTGCTCTTGTTGACTGGCGATCATCAGGCCCAGACGAACGAGGGCCACTACCTCTTGACCGATGCCTTCCTCGACATTGCCGAGGAGTTTGGCGCAGCTGAGCTGTACGCTCTCGGTGGCATCCCGACTGGCGAACTCATTGACGAGTACGCCGTTATCGGCGCAGCGACCCACGAGTCGATGCTCGAGCCACTCGAGGACGCCGGCGTCGAGTTCCGTGAGGACGAACCAGCCGGCGGCATTGTCGGCGTCTCAGGACTCCTGCTCGGCCTCGGCAAACGCCGTGGATTCGAGGCAGCCTGTCTGATGGGCGAGACCAGCGGCTATCTCGTCGACCCGAAGAGCGCTCGCGCAGTGCTCGAGGTACTCGAATCGGATCTCGAGATCGAACTGAACTACGAGCGACTGGATGACCGCGCTGACGAGATGGAAGACGTCATCGGCAAGATCCAGGAGATGGAACAGCAACAACAGCAACAGCAGATGGACGTGCCGACGGACGACGATCTTCGGTATATCGGCTAACGCGGCCAACTTCTCTTCGGTAGCACCACTGCAGCGATCCAAACGTATTTTTGTCAACTGCTCGTACCCATCACCATGGCAACAGCACGTGTGTTCGATGGCATCAGTGGCGTGTGTCACCGGTACGGCCCGGGCCGACTGCCTCGAGCGGACGATTCAACGGTTGGTGCGGGGTACGCCGGTGCAACGGCGGCACTGTTCAGCGCAGTCGTGTTTGCCGGACTAATGATCCTGATCGATGGCAGGCCGCTCGGTCCAGCAGGCAGTGGCCCGCTGCTGGGTGGTGCGGCGCTCGTTTCCGTCCCGGTTGTCGTGCCAACCGCGTTCGTCGCAACCGCTGTTGTCTGGCGATTCGTTTCGACAGCGATGCCACACCCCGGTCTGATTGGTGGTCTCCTTGCCGTCCACTTGACGTATCTTCTTGCCTTCGTCGGGCTGTTCGGGTTCAGCCTCACGGCGATACTCACGGGTGTCGGTTCCGCATACTACGGCCCGGTCCACGAGTCGTTGCGCTTTGCCGGCGGCTTCACGTATATCGGGTTTCTCTACACCGCGTGGTTCACCGTCCCTATCGGCTGTTTTGGTGGCTACATATACGAACACGTCGGTGCACCAGCCTGAGCGTGGTTACCCCTCGAGTACTTCGTAAGAAACATCCGCATCACGCAATGCGTCCGTGACGCGACCAACGGCGTCGGTGGTCGCGACGACGGTAATCTCGAGGCCGTGTTCGGCGGCGTCGGCGGCGACTTCGCCGACGGCAAACGTGACTGCAGGTTCGACATCGGCGTGTCGGCAGGCGACGACTGCTTCGATGCCGGTTGCGACGACGCGGTCTGCAGCGTCACAGGCGTCGGTGACGGTCTCCTCGTCGAGTGCCCGGCTCCCGCCGGTGCGGACGCTTGGCACCTGCACGACGGTTACAGAGCCGGGCTCGAGTTCCATGACGCCCTCGAAGCTCGTGACGCCAATATCGGTGCCAGCGGTTGCGTCGGTGGTCGCAATACCGGTTGCCGGACCCTCGTCTCCTGGTTCGGCGTGGAGGAGGCCGTTTTCTAAAAAGAGCGAGACGGTATCGCCCTCCTCGATCTTGTCCGTGGCGATGG from Natronolimnobius sp. AArcel1 carries:
- a CDS encoding 30S ribosomal protein S27e — translated: MAGNFYSVRCGDCENEQTVFGKASTEVACAVCGTTLARPTGGKAEIEHEIVETVESR
- a CDS encoding translation initiation factor IF-2 subunit alpha; the protein is MKYSGWPDTGELVVGKIDEIEDFGVFVDLEEYKDKRGLIHISEVASGWIKNVRDHVREGQIVVCKVLDVDEGHEQIDLSLKDVNDHQRSEKIQQWKNEQKADNWMDLALEEDIDDEDYTAIANELINAQGSLYDGFKQAAIHGHEALESTDLTDEEIDSLVDTARENVSVPYVNVTGYVDLENPSPSGVDGIREALTAAEGNGEVPDEVDLEVSYVGAPEYRIKVQAPNYKTAESQLEESAQRAITAIDDHDGDGEYHRERRTDDE
- a CDS encoding RNA-protein complex protein Nop10, with the protein product MKSDIRVCSAWREAHDSPVYTLSDSCPDCGAVAENTAPAPFNPSDPHGEYRRSLKRRNR
- a CDS encoding MarR family transcriptional regulator translates to MVDVLDNKRAATRFRILVQIAERQPAVSQGEIAEEVGVTSQAVSEYIRELVDDGLVEKEGRSRYRVTREGVDWLFRAADDVRRFADHVTGDVLGAMSEDAAIATDKIEEGDTVSLFLENGLLHAEPGDEGPATGIATTDATAGTDIGVTSFEGVMELEPGSVTVVQVPSVRTGGSRALDEETVTDACDAADRVVATGIEAVVACRHADVEPAVTFAVGEVAADAAEHGLEITVVATTDAVGRVTDALRDADVSYEVLEG